The window CTATCCCCTTTCTGCTAGTGGTCTGGATTGCTACCTACAGCTACCAAATCTATGACCAGATGTCGATTCTGGGGCCGATGGAACATGTGCACATGGGCATGGCGGCAGCAGAAGCGGCACCGCTGGAGGCGAGTAATGGTGACGCCGCACCAATGGAGCGCATTGAAGTGCTCTCACGCCAGTGGGCTTGGGAATTTCGCTATCCCGATCACCACGTAACCAGCACAGAGCTGCATTTACCCAACAATCAGCGGGTTCAGCTGGTGCTGACCTCTGAAGATGTGATCCACGGCTTTTACATTCCCGCCTTTCGCCTGAAACAAGATGCGATCCCTAACGAGGTCATCGATTTTGAACTGACCCCCATTCGGGAAGGGACCTATCGGCTACGAGATTCTCAATACAGTGGGACGTATTTTGCCGCGATGCAAACCGATGTGATCGTCGAATCACCGGCAGCTTATGAGCAATGGTTGGCAGAGGCGGCTGCCCAGCCACTCGTAGTGGGTTACAATCCTGCCTTTGAGGAATATCAAAAAGCGACTCAGAAAGAGACCTCTGCTGGCTGGAAGTCTGTGGTGCCTGCAGCACCGCCCATGGTGAACGATTACACCCTGGATATGTCTGCCAACCGGCCCACTGAAAACTCAACCGCATCCGATTTGGAAACTTGAGGGTTCTCCTGAAGGGGAAAATCAGGAATCTGGATGTGGCCAAGATCATGATGATGCTCCGCTTGCTCTCTCACCCTTGAGGTAAAGGACAGGTTTATGGTTACTTCGCTCGAAGAGATGACGCCTCAGGGTGAACAACCCTCCCCAGGCACCCCTGAAAGCTGGCGACGGTTTTTCAGCTTCAGCACCGACCACAAGGTGATTGGCATTCAATATATTGTCACGTCCTTTGTCTTTTTTCTGGTCGGCGGTATCTTCGCCATGATTATTCGGGGTGAACTGATCACCCCAGAGGCTGACCTGATTGATCGCACTGTCTACAACGCCATGTTTACGATGCATGGCACCGTCATGCTGTTTCTGTGGACGTTTCCGGTTTTAGCCGGGCTGGCCAACTATCTGGTGCCTCTCATGATCGGGGCGCGAGACATGGCGTTTCCTCGGCTCAATGCAGTGGCCTTCTGGATGGTGCCGATTTTTGGGATTATCCTCATGGCGAGCTTCTTGGTACCTGGAGGCCCCTCCCAGTCGGGGTGGTGGGCTTATCCGCCCGTGAGCTTGCAGAACCCTACCGGCGTGTTGTTCAACGGTCAGTTTCTCTGGCTGCTGGCGGTTGCTTTGTCAGGCATCTCGTCCATTATGGGGGCCGTCAACATTGTCACCACGATTTTTCGGATGCGAGCGCCCGGCATGGGATTTTTCAAAATGCCTGCCTTTGTTTGGACGGTGATGAGCGCTCAAATCATTCAGCTATTTGGGCTGCCGGCCTTAACCGCTGGAGCCGTCATGCTGTTGTTCGATTTGACCGTTGGCACGAGCTTTTTTGACCCGGCCTCAGGGGGGGATCCGGTGCTATACCAGCACTTTTTTTGGTTCTATTCTCACCCTGCGGTGTATGTCATCATTCTGCCGATCTTTGGCATTTTTTCGGAGCTGTTCCCGGTTTATGCCCGTAAACCACTGTTCGGATATAAGGTGGTTGTCCTTTCATCCCTGGTGATTGTTGGGCTGAGTGCGATCGTCTGGGTGCACCACATGTATGCCAGCGGCACTCCTGGATGGATGCGGATGCTGTTTATGTTCTCCACCATGCTGATTTCGGTGCCCACCGGAATCAAAGTTTTCGCCTGGGTGGCGACCATTTGGGGCGGCAAGATCAGGCTCACCAGCGCCATGCTCTTTGCGTTGGGTGGCCTGATTATGTTTGTCTTTGCAGGGGTGACGGGCATTATGCTAGCCGCTGTGCCTGTAGACATTCATGTCAACAACACGTACTTCGTGGTCGGGCACTTTCACTATGTGATTTATGGGGCAACGGTGATGGGCGTCTATGCAGCGCTGTATCACTGGTTCCCCAAAATGACGGGGCGTATGTATAACGAGGGGCTGGGGCAGCTCCACTTCGTCCTGACCTTTATTGGCGCTAACCTGAATTTCTTCCCGATGCATCCGCTGGGACTGATGGGAATGCCACGTCGAGTGGCTTCCTATGATCCTGAGTTTGCTTTTTGGAACGTGATTGCCAGCATTGGTGGATTTCTGCTGGGCATGTCTACGCTGCCGTTTATTTTGAACATGATTGGCTCCTGGCTGCAGGGCGAAAAGGCCCCTAAAAACCCGTGGCGCGCGATCGGGTTAGAGTGGCTGGTTTCGTCTCCCCCCACCCATGAGAACTTTGACACGCTACCTGTGGTGATTGCTGAACCCTATGGGTATGGCAAGTCTGAGCCCCTTGTGTCTAATCTTGATGCCTTAGAGGTGCCCCATGAATCCCACTGAGATTGACCCCTCGCTGAATACCCAGGGGGCAGAGCCTGTTGTGCAAAGTGCCCATGCTGCCCATGAGCACGATGCAGCGGGCAACAGCATGTTTGGCTTCATCGTCTTTTTGCTCTCAGAGAGCGTGATCTTCTTCAGTTTTTTTGCCGGGTATATTGCCTACAAGACCACCGCGCTCGACTGGCTGCCTGCAGGGGTTGAAGGGCTGGAAATCAGAGATCCTGCCATTAATACGGTGGTGCTGGTTTCCAGTAGTTTTGTGATTTACTTTGCTGAACGCTACCTGCAGAAGGAAAATTTGTGGGGGTTCCGTGCGTTTTGGCTACTGACCATGGCCATGGGCAGCTATTTTTTGTATGGTCAGGCGGTGGAATGGCGCAGTCTGGAATTTGGCTTCACCGATGGGGTTTTTGGCGGCACGTTTTATCTGCTTACCGGCTTCCATGGCCTGCATGTGCTGACGGGGGTTTTGCTGCAGGCACTCATGTTGGGGCGATCGTTTATTCCCGGCAACTATGACACTGGGGAGTTTGGGGTAGCGGCTACGTCCCTGTTTTGGCATTTTGTCGATGTCATCTGGATTATTCTGTTTGTGCTGATTTATGTATGGCAGTAAGTTGCAGATTTTGCAGCGGAACCGATGTTCTCGGCAAGATGCAGACCCAGGGGTCTGTTGAGCTGCTAAGAGAGGCCTATTGCACCTGAAGTGCTGGTTGGGCAGTCGGATTTCCTGGAATCCTTATGCAGCAAGGTTTTGCCTTCTGCCTTCTGCCTTCTGATTTCTGCCTTTTGCTATATGACCTGCACCAAGAACCCTGGGTCTCACCGTTACGAAATCGCCACTATGGAATTGTGCGCTTGCGGGTCATGACGCTGATGAACTCGCCGTTTCTGCCCGTCGGCAAAGGGTCGCTCCAGGCAATGCGCTCGCAATACCCCAGCACCGCCATGCGGTTGATGGCCTCAATCAGGGCACTGTAGTCGCCTAACAGAATGTGGCGAACGGCTTCTTGATTGAAGGATGGCAAATTAAAGCTGGAAGGGGCATTGGCCCCTCCACCAGAAGATTGAAACATACGGGTCTCTCCGTTTTCGACTAAGGAAAACGGGGAACTATCCAGATCCCTTTTTTTGAAGCGGTAAGGACAAGATAGTGGGTACGATGATCCCAGTCATCTCGACTTACCTACGCTAAGTTGGGATGATCAGGGGTTTTGAGAGGTGGCCGCCTCTCTTTTCCCCGCCTAGAATCATTCCCCGTGGGACATAACGTGCAAGAAGCTGCCCGCGAGTTCAACCGTATGAGTTAGCCGATAGAATTTTTCGGGTGAAAGGCTAAAGTGACTTAGTCGAGCAACTTTACTGGATGCGATCGAGCAAACGTGGCGGCTTTGATGGTGTCATCGTACATGTCGGATAACTCCCTTAGGCTAGTGCTTAACTGTCAGAAGTGACGGATAAGCACCCCACTCACCATACTTAACTGTCAAAAGTGACACATAACACCCTGCTTTCCCAGCGTTGCACGTCAAAAATCGTATATAAGTTCTATGAATGGGGGTGTTATTACCCAAAAGTGACGGATACGATCCGGAAACATGGATATTATCAGCCGGATCTGACGCCGAATATATAATTTACCGCTCAGCCCAACACCGCCTGGCATACCTACATGAAATGGAAATCAACACGCTACTAGTAAGACGCTTGGTTGCGGCTCAGTTCCCGCAGTGGGCGAATCTTTCCATCCAGCCTGTCGAGCCCAACGGTTGGGACAACAGAACTTTCCGCCTCGGCAACGATATGTCTGTCCGGCTACCGAGCGCCGAGCCCTATGCAGCGCAAGTGGACAAGGAACACAGATGGTTACCGATACTCGCTAGACTGCTTCCGCTTGCTGTTCCGGTCCCGCTTGTCAGGGGATTGCCTGCTGACGATTATCCTTGGAACTGGTCCATTTATCGTTGGCTAGAAGGAGAAAACGCGACTGCTGAGCGAATCAACGATCTGAACCAATTTGCGACTACGCTGGCACAGTTCCTCATGGCTTTGTGGCAAGTCGATCCTGCTGGTGGACCATCACCGGGACGGCACAACTTCTTCCGAGGTGGTCCGCTTGCGACTTACGATCAGGAAACACGGGATGCGATCTCATCATTACGCGGAAAGATCGATACGGAAGCAGCGATGGAAGTGTGGGAAATTGCCCTCAACTCAGCATGGAACAACACGCCCGTTTGGGTGCATGGGGACATTCACCCAACGAACTTATTGGTTCGAGACGGCTTCCTGAGTGCAGTAATCGATTTCGGATGTTCGGGGGTAGGTGATCCCGCCTGTGATTTGATGATCGCGTGGACACTCTTTTCAGGGGACAGCCGGGAGACGTTCCGTGCCGCCATTCCCATTGATGACTCAACCTGGGCCCGAAGTCGTGGCTGGGCTTTGTGGAAAGGATTAATTACACTTGTCGAACACATCGACATTAATCCGCTGGCGGCAGCAGCAGCCAGCAAAACATTGATGACGTGCTTGCCGACCATCAGCGTGTGGCATAACAATGCGTTGCACCGGAGCCGTGATGCTGAGCGGTTTGACAATGGAGAATTGTTCGTCGCAGCCCGGTAAACGCAAGCGTTAGGCATCAAAAGCAATGACGGATAGATCAAATATTAGTTCTTGCTAGAATCGGTAAGAATGTCTTTTTCTCTTACAAGCGTATAAGTCAGCGCTGCACCAGATAAAGCGACAATCATGGTAACGATAAAGATGCTACGCATTCCGACAACAAAACTCATCTTTGCAATTTGAGTAAATACACTTTGGATTTCAATTGGAAAAGAGGAAACTGCACTCTCAATGTTACCGGCAATGGCTATCTCTACTAATTCTGAGGCTTGCTCACTGGTGGCAGTAGCGCTATCTGTGACTGCAGTTAGGACAGAACTGCGAACTTGATAACTAAAAATCGCTCCTAGTCCAGCAATAGCAATACCAAAGCCTAGCTGACGCATGGTGTGATTAATACCAGAAGCCATGCCACTGCGTTCAGAAGGTGCAACGCTGACTGCTACATTTGACAATTCTCCATTGATTAGTCCCGCGCCAATTCCTGCTAAGACCATGCCACCTAGCAGCGCAGATAAACCTGAGTTAGCGCTAATCGTTAGCATACGCGCTGCTCCTACTGCAATTATCGCTAGCCCTATGCTAAGAAAAATTCGCGATGGTAAGAGGTTAGCGAGCCTTCCCGAGATTGGCCCCATGACCAATAGAGGCACAGCCATTGGTACAAGTGCTAGACCTGCTTGAGTTGCAGAATAGCCTAAAACGCTTTGAAAATAGAGAGGCAGGTAAACAATCAGAGTAAAGAATGTGCCTGCGATAACTACTGCAATGATAGATGCTCCAATGAACGTTGGTAGGCGAAAAAGATTAAGATCAAACATCGGGCGAACTTGATGCCTTTCAACAACTAGAAAGCTAATAAGTAGCACTATACTGCCAGCAAAAGTTCCAACAATAGTAGGACTCGTCCAGCCTTGCTCGTTTCCTTCAATCAACGCAAACATTAACAGAAAAAACATCCCTGTAAAGCTTAGTAGCCCCATCCAGTCAACCTGTTTAGAATCTGGATCACTAGATTCTCTAACTTGAGCAAGTGTCAAGATAATAACAACTAAGCAAACAGGGACATTAGTTAGAAAGATCCATCGCCAGCTCAAAACATCATTGATAATTCCTCCAATTAGAGGGCCGAATGCCGAACCGATGCATACTGCTACACCCCAGATGCCAAAGGCAGTTGCACGATCGCGGCCATCAAATTCATAGACCAGTAACGGCAGCCCTAGACTTAACGCAGCACCAAGACCTAGCACGCCTCGTGAAATAATGAGCCACAACGGGTTTGTTGCTAGACCACACGATAGGAAACCGAGAGCAAACAAACCCATTCCGACAACAAAGACTAGCCGTCGTCCTAGCAAATCCATAAATGCCCCAGCAGTTAAAACAAAGGCAGCAAACATGAGCACGTAGGCATTGATAATCCACTGTAATTCAGTAAAGTTTGCGTTGGTAGCTTGCTCAATATCAGGCAAGGCCACGACGGTCATAGTAGTTGCCAACGGTTCTTGAAAGCTAGCAATAGAGACTGCAATTAAAGTAACCCACTGGTGAATATTCCACTGAAAGTTTTTTTTAGCGTTAAGCATTTTTTCTCCTGCCAAATGACGCTCTACAAGTAGGTGCTTGTTATGGCATCACTATGGCAGGAGTGAATACTGGTATCCAGTATTTGATTATCCTATTACTAGCACTACTAGTCACAGTTTTAGCCGTGAATGAAAAACAACAACGGACTGCTCTGGCTCACTTTTTGAAAACGCGCCGAGCACATATATCTCCCGGTGATGTTGGACTGCCACCAGGAGTTCGACGTCGTACACCTGGCTTGCGCCGCGAAGAGGTCGCTCAACTGGCCGAAGTTGGTGTCACTTGGTACACATGGCTAGAACAAGGGCGTGACATTAATGTCTCTGAGGCAGTTTTAACTCGCATTGCTGATGCTCTGAAGCTGAACAGAGATGAACGGTTGCATTTATTGATGCTGGCACGATCATCATTTCCGATGCCTCCTTCACCAAGTTCTGAACCAGTGAGCTCCGTGCTTCAACAGCTATTAGATAACCAAGGAATAAATCCGACCTACCTGACTGGAAGACGTTGCGATATTTTGGCCTGGAATGAGGCAGCAGCCAAGGTTTTTGGTGATTTTGGGTCGATTTCAACTGAAGAAAGGAACTTAATCTGGTTACTGTTTACCAATTCTGAATTTCGCAGGCGTTTTGTAGATTGGGAACGTTATGCGCAAGATTTACTTGCTATATTCCGAGCCTACTCTGGACGATACATGGGCGATCCTTGGTATATGCGGTTTGTTACAGACTTAGCAGAAGTTAACTCAGAGTTTGAGGAGTGGTGGCAGCAACATGATGTCTGTAGTCAATTTGATCAGCATCGCCAAATTACACACCCAGATGTTGGAGGACTATCATTTGAAGTTATTACACTATATGTAAATGGTGATCCTGACTTGAGGCTCTGCACATACATAGGACAGTCTGAGTCGGACACCATTAAAAAACTTCACAAATTAGTAGCGACCAACTTTATCTAAGGCAAGAAAACATCCTTCATCGGATTCTGGTGTGTCTCACAGTACATCAGTGCTTCTAATAAACTTGCGAGAGTGAATTGGTTATATACTGCACCAAAAACTAAGGTCTATATAATCTAAGTTAGTTGCGGATACTACCTAACGCTCATATGTCACTCTCGCTGGAGAATATCTAAAACCCCCATTGGCTCGTAGCTAAGCTTAATTATTCCACTGAGCCAAAATATAAGAATGGACGGAAACGAGACACCTTTTTATTCTCTAGCTCGTTCCCCTATAACTTCGTTGGTGCGGGCGGGACAGAGGTTTTCGGTGGGCTCTCAGGGTTATCTGCCTCCGCACAACTCTGCCATTAGACTGTATTCCCTAAGCCAACAATTGCCATACTTTCATTGTCAGCAAGCAACCATAGAAGTTGGAATGATTAGGAGCAGTGCAAACGATTAGTAGTTAGAGGGCATTTCACGCATTTTGTGTTGATTTTGGTATGTTATGGAAAATCGCACATAGGTAACGACAGGTTTCGGTTCAACCACTGACTCCTGCTGATTTATAAAGCTCAAGGCACACAGAGCTTTACGCATTTTGCTACAAGTTTGACGTAAGATGGAGCCATATATCTACTCTTCAAAAGCATCTGTCTCAGGAGCTGTACTTGCTGAATGGGCCTTCGAGTCTCAATTATTTTGTGAGACGTGCGTTATTCCAGATGGCTGCCGTGATTTCATCATTCGAGAATCTCTAGAGGAGGGCTGTACTTGGTTCATATCAGACCTCAGTCGTTCAGCGTATATGGTTCCAGTTTCAGCTGGTGAACGAATGAAGGGGATACGGCTTCAGCCTGGTGTTGAAATAAGACTTACTGATCTAGTAAGTTGGCTACACAATAAAAACCCTGCTGATCTCTTTGGTTCAGATCAAATAGATGAATTCTGTGTTAGAGATAAGCAACTGGCAGTCGCGTTGGATTGTCTTGCGTCAGGCATACTGACGGTGCAATGTGCCGCTAAGGACTTGGGAATATCGGTTCGCAGTTTGCAGCGCATTGTGAAATCAGGGACGCAGCGTTCGCCACACTTCTGGTTGTCCTTGGCTCGGATTCGCAGAGCCGGTAGATCATTAGATAGCTATGATAGCCTAAGCGACGCTGCATTCGCCTTTGGATTTTCTGATCAAGCTCATATGACTCGAGAAATGAAAAAATGGTTCAACATAACGCCAAATCAAATTAAAGCAAATGACGAAATACGAGCGTTGCTCTGTGAACCTGGGTATGGATAGCACTTATTGTTGTTTTACTGGTGAGCAGATTTCTATTAGAAATCCATTTGGGTCAGATATATAGGATGTAGTTTGCCCCCATGTTTCCTCTCGTATATCTTGAACCAATACTGCACCAGATTTTATTGCCTGATCCAGCCATTTTCTGACTTCCTGAGTTTCAAATGCAATCTCGAAAACAGGTGCTGAAGGGTCTGCCTTTGTAGAATTTTTTCCTAAGTCAGACATTAGTTTCAATGATGAGAATGCGAGTGTTGTCTCACC is drawn from Leptolyngbya sp. SIO1E4 and contains these coding sequences:
- a CDS encoding AraC family transcriptional regulator, whose protein sequence is MEPYIYSSKASVSGAVLAEWAFESQLFCETCVIPDGCRDFIIRESLEEGCTWFISDLSRSAYMVPVSAGERMKGIRLQPGVEIRLTDLVSWLHNKNPADLFGSDQIDEFCVRDKQLAVALDCLASGILTVQCAAKDLGISVRSLQRIVKSGTQRSPHFWLSLARIRRAGRSLDSYDSLSDAAFAFGFSDQAHMTREMKKWFNITPNQIKANDEIRALLCEPGYG
- a CDS encoding VOC family protein, which produces MKLKYTILYVENVSETLNFYEQSFGFQTKMLHESGDYGELNTGETTLAFSSLKLMSDLGKNSTKADPSAPVFEIAFETQEVRKWLDQAIKSGAVLVQDIREETWGQTTSYISDPNGFLIEICSPVKQQ
- a CDS encoding helix-turn-helix domain-containing protein, encoding MNEKQQRTALAHFLKTRRAHISPGDVGLPPGVRRRTPGLRREEVAQLAEVGVTWYTWLEQGRDINVSEAVLTRIADALKLNRDERLHLLMLARSSFPMPPSPSSEPVSSVLQQLLDNQGINPTYLTGRRCDILAWNEAAAKVFGDFGSISTEERNLIWLLFTNSEFRRRFVDWERYAQDLLAIFRAYSGRYMGDPWYMRFVTDLAEVNSEFEEWWQQHDVCSQFDQHRQITHPDVGGLSFEVITLYVNGDPDLRLCTYIGQSESDTIKKLHKLVATNFI
- a CDS encoding MFS transporter; the protein is MLNAKKNFQWNIHQWVTLIAVSIASFQEPLATTMTVVALPDIEQATNANFTELQWIINAYVLMFAAFVLTAGAFMDLLGRRLVFVVGMGLFALGFLSCGLATNPLWLIISRGVLGLGAALSLGLPLLVYEFDGRDRATAFGIWGVAVCIGSAFGPLIGGIINDVLSWRWIFLTNVPVCLVVIILTLAQVRESSDPDSKQVDWMGLLSFTGMFFLLMFALIEGNEQGWTSPTIVGTFAGSIVLLISFLVVERHQVRPMFDLNLFRLPTFIGASIIAVVIAGTFFTLIVYLPLYFQSVLGYSATQAGLALVPMAVPLLVMGPISGRLANLLPSRIFLSIGLAIIAVGAARMLTISANSGLSALLGGMVLAGIGAGLINGELSNVAVSVAPSERSGMASGINHTMRQLGFGIAIAGLGAIFSYQVRSSVLTAVTDSATATSEQASELVEIAIAGNIESAVSSFPIEIQSVFTQIAKMSFVVGMRSIFIVTMIVALSGAALTYTLVREKDILTDSSKN
- the ctaD gene encoding cytochrome c oxidase subunit I, which gives rise to MVTSLEEMTPQGEQPSPGTPESWRRFFSFSTDHKVIGIQYIVTSFVFFLVGGIFAMIIRGELITPEADLIDRTVYNAMFTMHGTVMLFLWTFPVLAGLANYLVPLMIGARDMAFPRLNAVAFWMVPIFGIILMASFLVPGGPSQSGWWAYPPVSLQNPTGVLFNGQFLWLLAVALSGISSIMGAVNIVTTIFRMRAPGMGFFKMPAFVWTVMSAQIIQLFGLPALTAGAVMLLFDLTVGTSFFDPASGGDPVLYQHFFWFYSHPAVYVIILPIFGIFSELFPVYARKPLFGYKVVVLSSLVIVGLSAIVWVHHMYASGTPGWMRMLFMFSTMLISVPTGIKVFAWVATIWGGKIRLTSAMLFALGGLIMFVFAGVTGIMLAAVPVDIHVNNTYFVVGHFHYVIYGATVMGVYAALYHWFPKMTGRMYNEGLGQLHFVLTFIGANLNFFPMHPLGLMGMPRRVASYDPEFAFWNVIASIGGFLLGMSTLPFILNMIGSWLQGEKAPKNPWRAIGLEWLVSSPPTHENFDTLPVVIAEPYGYGKSEPLVSNLDALEVPHESH
- a CDS encoding cytochrome c oxidase subunit II, which codes for MKIRTLLTLIVVAIVLGGISVWMGQQAYTWFPPQASAEALLIDDLFSFLVTIATFIVLGVTGAVIYAVLFQRAGKYDSSDGPPIEGSIPLEVVWTTIPFLLVVWIATYSYQIYDQMSILGPMEHVHMGMAAAEAAPLEASNGDAAPMERIEVLSRQWAWEFRYPDHHVTSTELHLPNNQRVQLVLTSEDVIHGFYIPAFRLKQDAIPNEVIDFELTPIREGTYRLRDSQYSGTYFAAMQTDVIVESPAAYEQWLAEAAAQPLVVGYNPAFEEYQKATQKETSAGWKSVVPAAPPMVNDYTLDMSANRPTENSTASDLET
- a CDS encoding heme-copper oxidase subunit III gives rise to the protein MNPTEIDPSLNTQGAEPVVQSAHAAHEHDAAGNSMFGFIVFLLSESVIFFSFFAGYIAYKTTALDWLPAGVEGLEIRDPAINTVVLVSSSFVIYFAERYLQKENLWGFRAFWLLTMAMGSYFLYGQAVEWRSLEFGFTDGVFGGTFYLLTGFHGLHVLTGVLLQALMLGRSFIPGNYDTGEFGVAATSLFWHFVDVIWIILFVLIYVWQ